The window TCGGGTTGTCATGCCAATGGCATTGCCCGGTAGCTAAGTGCGGAAAAGATAAGCGCTGAAAGCATCTAAGCGCGAAACTTGCCTCAAGATGAGTCTTCCCTGGGCCTTTAAGGCCCCTGAAGGAACGTTTAAGACTAAGACGTTGATAGGCTGGGTGTGTAAGTGCAGCGATGCATTGAGCTAACCAGTACTAATGATCCGTGAGGCTTAACCTTACAACACCGAAGGTGTTTTTTAGAGAGATTTTCAGCGAAGTTCCGAGATTGGTTCTGATGGCTTGACGGAAGTGAAGCGGTTGGAATGAAACGAATTTGCCTGGCGGCAATAGCGCGGTGGTCCCACCTGACCCCATGCCGAACTCAGAAGTGAAACGCCGTAGCGCCGATGGTAGTGTGGGGTCTCCCCATGCGAGAGTAGGACACTGCCAGGCATCAAATAAAGCCGAAAGCCCTGAACTGACGTTCAGGGCTTTTTGCTATGCGTAAAATAAATATCCTGACAGTATCTATTACTTTGAAAAATGCCTTTTTGGGCATGTGTAACTTATTCTTATAATGAAGAATAATGTTTCTTTGCTAGGGAAATAGCCATCTAAATATATAATTGATAGTTCCAGATTATTATTTAAATAATAAAAATAGCTGTCTATGAACAGACTGATGAGAATTATCCGGTTATATCAAAGATAAATCTTAATTCTTCAGTGTATTAGTCGATAAATTTCACGTTAATTAAAACAAATATTAGCCAGACGCCTCGAATCGAGTAGACTAGGCGAAAGATTATTTCCGTATGGGTACTGAACGTTATGTCTACTGAAAGCGCGTCTTTGAAAAACCACAATACGTTTGCGCTCCCGGTCAACGCAGCGCACCTGATCATGGCCGATAGAATTGAGCTGATGCTCAAGGTGTGGCAACAAACGCGCAAGCGTCAGGAGCCGTTGCTGATTCTCGGTGAAGGTAGCAACGTGCTGTTCCTGGAAGATTTTTCTGGCACAGTAATGGTCAATCAGTTGAAGGGTATTGATGTTCGGGAAGATAACGATGCCTGGTATCTCCACGTCAGCTCCGGTGAAAATTGGCATGACCTGGTGCAATATACGCTGCAGGCTGGGATCTGCGGCCTGGAAAACCTGGCGTTGATTCCTGGATTGGCCGGTTCCGCCCCTATCCAGAACATCGGCGCCTACGGCGTCGAATTGAAAGACGTCTGCGAGTATGTCGATCTGCTGGACTTCTCTACCGGCGCTATCGATCGTATTCCGGCTGCCGAGTGTGGTTTTGGCTACCGGGAAAGTATTTTCAAACACCGTTTCCAGACCGGGCATGTCATTGTCGGGTTAGGTCTGCGTCTCAACAAACAGTGGCAACCCAAATTGAGCTACGGCGATCTGGCCAAGCTGGATCCTGCCACGGTGACGCCACTTCAGGTATTTGAATCCGTATGCGCCATGCGCCGCAGCAAGCTGCCCGATCCGCGTGAAACCGGCAATGCCGGCAGCTTCTTCAAGAATCCGCTGGTGAACGCAGAGAAAGCCGCAGAACTCATCGCTAAATATCCCGGCATGCCGCATTACCCACAGCAGGATGGCCAGGTGAAGCTGGCCGCCGGATGGCTGATCGATCAATGCGAACTGAAAGGATATCGTATCGGTGGCGCCGCAGTACACCGCCAGCAAGCGTTGGTGCTGGTGAACATCGACAACGCCCACAGTCAGGATGTGGTGGCATTGGCGCGCCACGTGCGCAAGTCGGTGGCCGATAAATTCGGCGTGTGGCTGGAACCTGAGGTGCGTTTTATTGGCGCGACCGGTGAACTGAATGCCGTGGCGGTGCTGTCATGAAAGATACCAAGGTTCCGTTAAAACTGATCGCGCTGCTGGCTGACGGCGAATTCCATTCCGGTGAACACCTCGGTGAGTCACTGGGCATGAGTCGCGCGGCGATCAATAAGCATATTCAGACCATTCGCGAATGGGGACTGGATGTCTTTACCGTGCCCGGAAAAGGCTATAGCCTGCCTGGCGCCATCCAGCTGTTGGAAGCCAAGCGAATCCTCAGCCTGCTGGAAGACAAGCGTGTAAGCGTGTTGCCGGTGGTCGATTCCACCAACCAATACTTGCTGGACCGCATCGACGAATTGCACTCTGGTGATGCCTGCGTCGCTGAATACCAACAGGCAGGACGTGGGCGCCGCGGGCGGCAGTGGATCTCGCCATTCGGCGCTAATTTATATCTGTCGATGTTCTGGCGACTGGAGCAGGGGCCGGCAGCGGCGATGGGGCTCAGCCTGGTGATCGGGATGGTGATGGCGGAGGTCTTGCAGCGTCTCGGTGCGGCTGATGTACGCGTGAAGTGGCCTAACGATCTTTATCTGAACGATCGTAAATTGGCGGGGATCCTGGTCGAATTGACGGGAAAAACTGGCGATGCGGCTCAACTGGTCATCGGCGCCGGCATCAACCTGGCGATGCGTGATACCAATGCCAGCGCCATTACTCAGAGATGGATTAACCTACAGGAAGCGGGAATTCAGATCGATCGCAATGAACTGGCTGCAACTCTGCTTAATGAACTGCGTCAGTCATTGAAACAGTTTGAGATAGACGGACTGGCGCCCTTTATCGGTCGCTGGCGTACCTTGGATAACTTTATCGACAGACCGGTCAAACTGCTGATTGGCGAGCGACAGATTGTGGGTATCGCCCGGGGTATCGATTCGCAGGGCGCACTGCTGCTGGAACAGGACGGGGAAATCAAACCTTTTATCGGCGGAGAGATATCGCTGCGCAGCGCGGAATAGTGAGAAAAGACAAGGGGACGGCAGCGTCCCCTTGATCGTTCGGTAGGCTTATTTTCTTAAACGCACGCTTTCAACGGCATGGTTGGCGCTTTTGGTCATAATCAGGCTCGCGCGTTCGCGCGTAGGCAGTATGTTCTGCTGCAAATTCAATCCATTGATTTCATTCCATAATTGCGTGGCGATATTAATCGCCTCCGGTTCCGGCAATTTTGAATAATTATGGAAATAAGAATCGGGATTGGAAAATGCGCCCTGACGGAATTTCAGAAAACGATTGATATACCAGCTTTGCAATAGCGTCTCCGGCGCATCGACATATATAGAGAAGTCGACAAAGTCGGAAACGAATACGCGATGCGGATCGTGAGGATAATCCATACCGCTTTGCAATACGTTAAGCCCTTCCAGGATCAGAATATCCGGTTGCTCGATGACTTTATTACCTTCGGGCACGACGTCATAGATCAAATGGGAATAAACCGGGGCGGTGACGCGTTTGGCGCCGGATTTCACTTCCGACACGAATTTCACCAGGCTATGCATATCGTAAGACTGCGGGAAGCCTTTTTTCTTCATCAGGCCGCGTTCGTTCAGCACCTTATTAGGGTGCAAGAAGCCGTCGGTTGTGATCAACTCAACGCTGCGGTGTTCTGGCCAACGGCTCAACAACGCCTGCAACAGACGTGCGGTTGTGCTCTTACCTACGGCTACGCTGCCGGCGATGCCGATGACATAGGGAATCTTTTGCCCGTCGGTGCCGAGGAATTGCTCGAGCACCGCCTGTCGGCGCAGGTTGGAACTGATATAGAAGTTCAACAGTCGTGACAGCGGCAGATAAATCTGCGCAACTTCTTCCAACGAGAGATCTTCGTTAATCCCTTTCAGTTTAACGATCTCTTCTTCCGACAACGTCAGCGGCACCGAATCTCGCAACGCAGCCCATTGGGTACGATCGAACTGTAGGTAAGGCGTTGCTAAAGATTGATCTCTTTTTATCATAAGCCAAATTCTGCCTGTTAACGCAGGTTGGGAAAGGCGCCGGACGCCAACTCCAGAGAATAAACAAGCTGCATATTATAGACAGCTTCGTTTTTGGCGTAGACTTTTTTCGCAAAAGTTGTCGATAGGCAGCAGTTTATGTCAATTGTGCGAAGCGGCGCGCAGTTGATAAAGCGGGGTTGCAAGGCGGTATCATCAGAGCCGGATACCGCCTGAAGACTAACTGGCGATAGCGCGCGAAGGTTGATTTACGGTGAACAGACGTTTGTAATAAATGACGGTCGGATGGTAATGCCCATCGGGGCCCGCTGCATAATCCGGCAGCTCGCCCAAACAGCGATAACCCAAGCTGCGATAAAGCGCTTCTGCCGCCGAACCGGCCTGCGTATCCAGATACAATAGCCCGCGTTGCTGCTGCAGTGCCGCGTACTCCAGCGTTTTCATCAGAGCCTGACCTACGCCGTTGCGGCGAGCGCGGCTATGCACCAACAGCTTCACCACCTCCGCACGATTACGGCCGTTCGGCTTCTGGCAAAGCTCGAGTTGCACGGTGCCAACGACGCCGCGATCGTCACGGGCAATCCACAGCAGCAGTTCACCTTTGGCCAAGGCCGGTCGCAGACTGTGGAAGTAGCTCTCGGCGTCTTCGTGGGGAATTAAGGTGTCGTAACCGACAGAAGCGCCGTGCGTGACGGCATCGGTCAACAGGCGGGCCAACTCATCGCGGTAAATCGGCAACGTAGCGGCGTTGATAGGCACTATTTTCATCGGTCATTCCTCCTGGGATGGGGGTAATGAAGAGAAGCAATAACTGAGCCACAGCGGCGAAAGGCATGGCGACGGCAAAAGGGCGAGGGATCAGTGTAGCCCACGCCGCAGTCCGGGGCAGGGATCCCCTTTTTGGTGCATCGATCCCGCTCACAGTTTACCATCGCGGGTTAAGTGTTTTGAGAAGCCCGACACGGAGAAAGCGGCGCTCAAGGCTTGCAAAAAGTGGATAAAATTGTAGAGAATGATTGCCGCGAGTGATGAATGTTTGCACGCCGCAGGCTGCAAATTGCATGACAGTATGCAAAATTGACTGATTTATGAGCGAAAGTGCGCGTAAAGCAATTTTTTTGTTGCATAGGTCGCCCGCTCTACCTAGAATGCGCTGCACTTGATGCCGGCTTAGCTCAGTAGGTAGAGCAACTGACTTGTAATCAGTAGGTCACCAGTTCGATTCCGGTAGCCGGCACCATTCAAGTCACAAGTAGTTAAAATCTGGTGGGGTTCCCGAGCGGCCAAAGGGAGCAGACTGTAAATCTGCCGTCACAGACTTCGAAGGTTCGAATCCTTCCCCCACCACCAAATCTTGCCTTCGGCGATTAACTGAGATGCGATGAATACCGCAACGGTTGATGGCGGGAGGAGAGGGCGAAAGCCTTCGGCAAGGTTCGAGCTGTGCAGCGCAAGGCGCAGCCGGCCCGAAGGATGCGAGCCGAGTGATGAACAATCCTGCTCCATCCCAAAATTCTACAGAAAAATCAGGTAGCCGAGTTCCAGGATGCGGGCATCGTATAATGGCTATTACCTCAGCCTTCCAAGCTGATGATGTGGGTTCGATTCCCACTGCCCGCTCCAAGATGTGCTGATATAGCTCAGTTGGTAGAGCGCACCCTTGGTAAGGGTGAGGTCGGCAGTTCGAATCTGCCTATCAGCACCACTTCTTAATTTCTCGCCCCCTGATTTTCTTTCTGTTCTGGATTCAACGAGCAAATGCTTGGTTGATGTGGTGATACCACCGATTTATCCGTGTCTTAGAGGGACAATCGATGTCTAAAGAAAAGTTTGAACGTACAAAACCGCACGTTAACGTCGGTACTATCGGCCACGTTGACCACGGTAAAACTACCCTGACTGCAGCGATCACTACCGTACTGGCTAAAACCTACGGCGGTTCTGCACGTGCTTTCGACCAGATCGATAACGCGCCAGAAGAAAAAGCTCGTGGTATCACCATCAACACCTCTCACGTTGAGTATGACACCCCGACTCGTCACTACGCGCACGTTGACTGCCCAGGGCACGCCGACTACGTGAAAAACATGATCACCGGTGCTGCTCAGATGGACGGCGCGATCCTGGTAGTAGCTGCGACTGACGGCCCAATGCCTCAGACTCGTGAGCACATCCTGCTGGGTCGTCAGGTTGGCGTTCCTTTCATCATCGTATTCATGAACAAATGCGACATGGTTGATGATGAAGAGCTGTTGGAACTGGTAGAAATGGAAGTTCGCGAACTGCTGTCCGCTTACGACTTCCCTGGCGACGACCTGCCGGTAATCCGCGGTTCCGCGCTGAAAGCGCTGGAAGGCGAAGCTGAGTGGGAAGCGAAAATCATCGAACTGGCCGAAGCCCTGGACAGCTACATCCCAGAGCCAGAGCGTGCTATCGACAAGCCGTTCCTGCTGCCAATCGAAGACGTATTCTCCATCTCCGGTCGTGGTACCGTTGTTACCGGTCGTGTTGAGCGCGGCATCATCAAAGTTGGCGAAGAAGTTGAAATCGTTGGTATCAAAGACACCGTTAAGTCTACCTGTACTGGCGTTGAAATGTTCCGCAAACTGCTGGACGAAGGCCGTGCTGGTGAGAACGTAGGTGTTCTGCTGCGTGGTATCAAACGTGAAGAAATCGAACGTGGTCAGGTACTGGCTAAGCCAGGCTCCATCAAGCCGCACACCCAGTTCGAATCTGAAGTGTACATCCTGAGCAAAGATGAAGGTGGTCGTCACACGCCATTCTTCAAAGGCTACCGTCCACAGTTCTACTTCCGTACCACTGACGTGACCGGTACCATCGAACTGCCAGAAGGCGTAGAGATGGTAATGCCAGGCGACAACGTGAACATGGTTGTAACCCTGATTCACCCAATCGCGATGGACGACGGTCTGCGTTTCGCAATCCGTGAAGGCGGCCGTACTGTAGGCGCTGGTGTTGTTGCCAAAGTTATCGCTTAATCGCTGATAAAGTTTGACGCGACACGCGGTAAAAGGGCATCATTTGATGCCCTTTTTCTACGCTGTGAACTAGAACCTATCTCATCAGCGATTTTGCAGTCATAATCATTGGTGAGATGGGCTCTTAAACCGTATTGACTGAAATACGTCATGGCGTAAAACACCGGGATATCGCTAATGCGCTAT of the Serratia marcescens subsp. marcescens ATCC 13880 genome contains:
- the birA gene encoding bifunctional biotin--[acetyl-CoA-carboxylase] ligase/biotin operon repressor BirA, with protein sequence MKDTKVPLKLIALLADGEFHSGEHLGESLGMSRAAINKHIQTIREWGLDVFTVPGKGYSLPGAIQLLEAKRILSLLEDKRVSVLPVVDSTNQYLLDRIDELHSGDACVAEYQQAGRGRRGRQWISPFGANLYLSMFWRLEQGPAAAMGLSLVIGMVMAEVLQRLGAADVRVKWPNDLYLNDRKLAGILVELTGKTGDAAQLVIGAGINLAMRDTNASAITQRWINLQEAGIQIDRNELAATLLNELRQSLKQFEIDGLAPFIGRWRTLDNFIDRPVKLLIGERQIVGIARGIDSQGALLLEQDGEIKPFIGGEISLRSAE
- the coaA gene encoding type I pantothenate kinase; this encodes MIKRDQSLATPYLQFDRTQWAALRDSVPLTLSEEEIVKLKGINEDLSLEEVAQIYLPLSRLLNFYISSNLRRQAVLEQFLGTDGQKIPYVIGIAGSVAVGKSTTARLLQALLSRWPEHRSVELITTDGFLHPNKVLNERGLMKKKGFPQSYDMHSLVKFVSEVKSGAKRVTAPVYSHLIYDVVPEGNKVIEQPDILILEGLNVLQSGMDYPHDPHRVFVSDFVDFSIYVDAPETLLQSWYINRFLKFRQGAFSNPDSYFHNYSKLPEPEAINIATQLWNEINGLNLQQNILPTRERASLIMTKSANHAVESVRLRK
- a CDS encoding GNAT family N-acetyltransferase, with translation MKIVPINAATLPIYRDELARLLTDAVTHGASVGYDTLIPHEDAESYFHSLRPALAKGELLLWIARDDRGVVGTVQLELCQKPNGRNRAEVVKLLVHSRARRNGVGQALMKTLEYAALQQQRGLLYLDTQAGSAAEALYRSLGYRCLGELPDYAAGPDGHYHPTVIYYKRLFTVNQPSRAIAS
- the murB gene encoding UDP-N-acetylmuramate dehydrogenase; its protein translation is MSTESASLKNHNTFALPVNAAHLIMADRIELMLKVWQQTRKRQEPLLILGEGSNVLFLEDFSGTVMVNQLKGIDVREDNDAWYLHVSSGENWHDLVQYTLQAGICGLENLALIPGLAGSAPIQNIGAYGVELKDVCEYVDLLDFSTGAIDRIPAAECGFGYRESIFKHRFQTGHVIVGLGLRLNKQWQPKLSYGDLAKLDPATVTPLQVFESVCAMRRSKLPDPRETGNAGSFFKNPLVNAEKAAELIAKYPGMPHYPQQDGQVKLAAGWLIDQCELKGYRIGGAAVHRQQALVLVNIDNAHSQDVVALARHVRKSVADKFGVWLEPEVRFIGATGELNAVAVLS
- the tuf gene encoding elongation factor Tu, with amino-acid sequence MSKEKFERTKPHVNVGTIGHVDHGKTTLTAAITTVLAKTYGGSARAFDQIDNAPEEKARGITINTSHVEYDTPTRHYAHVDCPGHADYVKNMITGAAQMDGAILVVAATDGPMPQTREHILLGRQVGVPFIIVFMNKCDMVDDEELLELVEMEVRELLSAYDFPGDDLPVIRGSALKALEGEAEWEAKIIELAEALDSYIPEPERAIDKPFLLPIEDVFSISGRGTVVTGRVERGIIKVGEEVEIVGIKDTVKSTCTGVEMFRKLLDEGRAGENVGVLLRGIKREEIERGQVLAKPGSIKPHTQFESEVYILSKDEGGRHTPFFKGYRPQFYFRTTDVTGTIELPEGVEMVMPGDNVNMVVTLIHPIAMDDGLRFAIREGGRTVGAGVVAKVIA